The region AAACAAATGAAAATGGAATCAATGAAGGACGGAATAAGACGAGTTCTCTCGAGGAATTCTACGCCGGAAGTGGGATCCTTGTGACTGGAGCAACTGGTTTCGTTGGAAAAGGTCTCCTGGAAAAACTTATCCGCATGTGTCCACGCATCGCTGCCATTTTTATACTACTTCGTCCAAAAGCTAACGAAACGATGGAACAACGATTTAAGAAGCTCATAGATGATCCAGTTAGTAAATAttattcttgtttctttcaatatttaagcCTGTCAGAAgccaaattgattaaatttcttttctgcAATTGAGCTGCTATTTTTTCGTTTTCAGATTTACGATGACATCAAAGCAAAAAATCCCTCAGTTTTCCATAAAGTTTACCCAGTTAAAAGTGACATGAGTCTGTCGGATTTAGGTCTCTCGCGAGAAGATAGAAATCTGTTGTTAGAGAAAGTAAACATAGTGTTTCACGTCGCGGCCACTGTGAGATTCAACGAATCGTTACACGTGGCTGTTAATGTGAATACGAAGGGTACTCTTCGTGTCATTGAGCTTTGGAACGAACTAAAGCATCCGATTAGCTTCGTTCACGTCAGCACAGCTTTTAGTAATGCGAATCTACCCGAGATTGGCGAAAAAGTTTATACGTAAGAATAAGTTATACGcaaacgttgttccacggtttatgaatattatatttgtaattatagcgTGAAGAATATGTTCACATATTATTAACTTTGTAGCACGAGCTTGAAACCTTCGGAAGTAATAAATATGTGTGACAATTTCGACAAAAGGTCGatcaacgaaatagaaaaaaagattttaaaaacttATCCAAACACATACACATTCAGTAAGAATTTAGCAGAGCAAATTGTAGCAACCAAGTGCAAAGATATGCCAGTTGCGATAGTTCGGCCAAGCGTAATTGGTGCCTCGATAGAAGAACCATGTCCGGGTTGGATAGAGAATATTTCTGCAGTTACAGGTATTAGCATAAATCTTTTTCAGTGATAATTGGGTAATACTCCTTACATTTCACAGGAGTAGAGTTAACCGATTAGTTTGTTAGAGGCTTTCCACTTGATCATCAGTATTATAGTTCAAACTTGTTGTTGCTCACTGTCAAGAGAATGTATTCTTATGTATTTAGCGTTACATTTCTGCTAATTCAAAATCACAAGTAATTTCTACACCAACTTAATGTTACCAGGTACCTTTCTGCTAATCGGCAAAGGATA is a window of Bombus terrestris chromosome 17, iyBomTerr1.2, whole genome shotgun sequence DNA encoding:
- the LOC110120153 gene encoding fatty acyl-CoA reductase 1-like; translated protein: MDTINEQTNENGINEGRNKTSSLEEFYAGSGILVTGATGFVGKGLLEKLIRMCPRIAAIFILLRPKANETMEQRFKKLIDDPIYDDIKAKNPSVFHKVYPVKSDMSLSDLGLSREDRNLLLEKVNIVFHVAATVRFNESLHVAVNVNTKGTLRVIELWNELKHPISFVHVSTAFSNANLPEIGEKVYTTSLKPSEVINMCDNFDKRSINEIEKKILKTYPNTYTFSKNLAEQIVATKCKDMPVAIVRPSVIGASIEEPCPGWIENISAVTGTFLLIGKGYATAVRGRRDTNLDVVPVDFVVDTIICIAWHVTLHRDHEVKVYNCTSNAYPFKFGPMIDAMVKCSIDTPLNDTLWYPGCSVVANKYIYNILSVIPRVFLAFVIDIFLRLRGSKPIMMKLLRNSNKLFASFAFFTTREWTFQRDNCSDLARKVKMLHDSDMVKLDLRDMNWKRYGDTYQMGIKKFILKEEFKSTARQRLSRLYWIHQITKISGIITLLWIILRLVYR